The Acidobacteriota bacterium genome has a segment encoding these proteins:
- a CDS encoding radical SAM protein, producing the protein MAKPLRLRINEIFFSLQGETTRAGRPCVFVRLTGCDLRCVWCDTEYAFYEGRQMTLADVHGEVRRHPCRLVEFTGGEPMLQHRAMVPLMRRLLSEGYDVMVETSGARDVSPLPREVIKIVDLKCPSSGECERNVYANLELLGERDEVKFVIADRGDYEWARAKTRALRLAERCPVLFAPVWGRMAPAVLAEWILEDRLPVRFQPQLHKILWGERRGA; encoded by the coding sequence ATGGCAAAACCACTCCGGCTTCGGATCAACGAAATTTTTTTCAGCCTCCAGGGCGAAACCACGCGCGCCGGCCGGCCGTGCGTCTTCGTGCGCCTGACGGGCTGCGACCTCCGCTGCGTCTGGTGCGACACGGAATACGCCTTCTACGAAGGCCGGCAGATGACCCTGGCCGACGTGCACGGCGAGGTGCGCCGCCACCCGTGCCGCCTCGTGGAGTTCACGGGTGGCGAGCCCATGCTCCAGCACCGCGCGATGGTGCCGCTGATGCGCCGCCTCCTGAGCGAGGGCTACGACGTGATGGTCGAGACGAGCGGGGCGCGCGACGTTTCGCCGCTTCCGCGCGAGGTCATTAAAATCGTGGACCTCAAATGCCCCTCAAGCGGCGAGTGCGAGCGAAACGTTTACGCCAACCTGGAGCTCCTTGGAGAAAGGGACGAGGTCAAATTCGTCATCGCCGACCGCGGCGATTACGAGTGGGCGCGCGCCAAGACGCGGGCCCTGCGCCTCGCGGAGCGCTGCCCCGTGCTCTTCGCGCCCGTCTGGGGACGGATGGCGCCCGCGGTGCTGGCCGAATGGATTCTTGAGGACCGCCTTCCGGTGCGCTTCCAGCCGCAGCTCCACAAGATTCTCTGGGG
- a CDS encoding cysteine desulfurase — MKRVYLDHNATCPVDPRVRDAVAPFLEGDFGNPSSVHRFGQAVRAAVERAREQVARLLNADVDEIVFTSGGTESDNLALHGAVRALRQKAERPHVITSAIEHPAVADTAEALKDTGCDVTYLPVTREGLVTPDVLRQALRKETVLVSVMLTNNEIGVIEPVEELVPVAHDAGALFHCDAVQAVGKIPVDVRALGADLVSVSGHKFYALKGAGALYVKRDTPMECFVTGGHQEEGRRGGTENVVGIVGMGRAAELARTEFLQAAPHVAALRDKLEKGILEKIPNVQVNGSRERRVSNTLNVSFKGVDGEAVLISLDLKGVAVSTGSACSSGSVDPSPVLESLGISKEDNKASIRFSLGVGTTEEDIEYVLKVLPSVVKEIRKISMVA, encoded by the coding sequence ATGAAACGCGTCTACCTCGACCATAACGCCACGTGTCCCGTCGACCCGCGCGTCCGCGACGCCGTCGCGCCGTTCCTCGAGGGTGACTTCGGGAACCCCTCGAGCGTCCACCGCTTCGGCCAGGCCGTGAGGGCCGCGGTGGAGCGGGCGCGCGAGCAGGTGGCGCGGCTTCTGAACGCCGACGTGGACGAGATCGTCTTCACGAGCGGCGGCACCGAGTCGGACAACCTGGCGCTCCACGGCGCCGTGCGCGCCCTGCGCCAAAAGGCGGAGCGCCCCCACGTCATCACGAGCGCCATCGAGCATCCCGCCGTCGCGGACACGGCCGAGGCGCTCAAGGACACAGGTTGCGACGTCACTTACCTTCCCGTGACGCGGGAAGGCCTCGTGACCCCGGATGTCCTGCGCCAGGCCCTTCGCAAGGAGACGGTGCTCGTGAGCGTGATGCTCACAAACAACGAGATAGGCGTCATCGAGCCCGTCGAGGAGCTCGTGCCCGTCGCGCACGACGCCGGCGCGCTCTTTCACTGCGACGCCGTGCAGGCCGTGGGAAAGATTCCCGTGGACGTCAGGGCGCTCGGCGCGGATCTGGTTTCCGTCTCGGGGCACAAGTTCTACGCCCTGAAGGGCGCGGGCGCGCTCTACGTCAAGCGCGACACCCCAATGGAGTGCTTCGTCACGGGCGGCCACCAGGAGGAGGGCCGCCGCGGCGGCACGGAGAACGTCGTGGGCATCGTGGGCATGGGGCGCGCTGCGGAGCTCGCCCGGACGGAATTCCTTCAGGCCGCGCCGCATGTGGCGGCCCTGCGCGACAAGCTGGAGAAAGGCATCCTCGAAAAAATCCCGAACGTGCAGGTGAACGGCTCGCGCGAGCGCCGCGTCTCGAACACCCTAAACGTCTCGTTCAAGGGCGTGGACGGCGAGGCCGTGCTCATCAGCCTGGACCTGAAAGGCGTCGCGGTCTCGACGGGCTCCGCGTGCTCCTCGGGCTCGGTCGATCCCTCGCCCGTGCTCGAATCCCTCGGCATCTCCAAGGAGGACAACAAGGCGAGCATCCGCTTCAGCCTCGGCGTCGGCACCACCGAGGAGGATATCGAGTACGTGCTGAAGGTGCTTCCCAGCGTGGTGAAGGAAATTAGGAAAATCTCGATGGTGGCGTGA